The genomic segment TAATTCTGTCAGAGAAACTGTCTGATTTCAATGCGATTATATTTGTGTTTCGTGGCATCATTGCAGTATAATTAGCGTTGCAGGTTTCAACTGTCAGTCAGAAAGGGCAACTATATTAATGAATTAGTCATTTTATATATGCATTCTTGTCTGTCAGTCAGAAAGAGTAACCATATTTATCAATTGTCATTTATCAATTATCAATTAGTCAAACCCCAGTTCCACCCGTGCTTCTTCCGACATCATGCTGTAGTCCCAGATGGGTTCGAATACGAGGTTGATGTTGGCGTGCTCGATGCTTTCCAGGCTCTCAATCTTCGTCCTTACGTCCTCCATGATGTAGTCGGCTGCCGGACAATTGGGGGCAGTAAGCGTCATATCGACATCCACCGAATGGTCGTCCTTGACGTCAATCTTGTAGATCATGCCGAGATTCCACACA from the Prevotella sp. Rep29 genome contains:
- a CDS encoding metal-sulfur cluster assembly factor; translated protein: MNQEEKTKIEEQIVDVLKTVYDPEMPVDVWNLGMIYKIDVKDDHSVDVDMTLTAPNCPAADYIMEDVRTKIESLESIEHANINLVFEPIWDYSMMSEEARVELGFD